The following are encoded together in the Lactuca sativa cultivar Salinas chromosome 1, Lsat_Salinas_v11, whole genome shotgun sequence genome:
- the LOC111882465 gene encoding 40S ribosomal protein SA → MAQPKVLTTKEADIQMMLSAEVHLGTKNCDFQMERYAFKRRNDGIYIINLGKTWEKLQMAARVIVAIENPQDIIVQSARPYGQRAVLKFAQYTGCHAIAGRHTPGTFTNQLQTSFSEPRLLILTDPRTDHQPIKEAALGNIPTIAFCDTDSPMRYVDIGIPANNKGKHSIGCLFWLLARMVLQMRGVINQGHKWDVMVDLFFYREPEEAKEQNEDDGPAPADYVDYAAGALGMGDNWSAQIPDAQWAGEMAQPPIAGAPVVAGVTGWTGAEAPVSGGDGWEAVAAPVPQAEGAAATGWE, encoded by the exons ATGGCACAACCTAAAGTTTTGACAACCAAAGAGGCCGATATACAAATGATGCTTTCTGCCGAGGTCCATCTCGGCACCAAGAACTGTGATTTCCAAATGGAACGTTACGCTTTTAAGCGCCGTAACGACG GAATTTACATTATTAACTTAGGAAAGACATGGGAGAAGCTTCAAATGGCTGCCAGAGTGATCGTAGCAATTGAAAACCCTCAGGACATTATTGTCCAATCTGCTAGACCATATGGACAAAGGGCTGTACTGAAATTCGCTCAGTACACAGGTTGCCACGCCATTGCTGGGCGTCACACTCCTGGTACCTTCACAAATCAGCTCCAGACATCTTTCAGTGAGCCACGTCTTCTTATCTTGACAGACCCAAGAACTGATCACCAG CCAATCAAGGAGGCTGCACTAGGAAACATCCCCACAATTGCTTTCTGTGACACTGATTCTCCCATGAGATATGTTGATATTGGTATCCCTGCTAACAACAAGGGAAAGCACAGCATTGGGTGTCTGTTCTGGCTCTTAGCTAGAATGGTGTTGCAGATGAGAGGTGTGATTAACCAAGGACACAAATGGGATGTCATG GTTGATTTGTTTTTCTACAGGGAGCCAGAAGAGGCTAAGGAACAAAATGAAGATGATGGTCCTGCCCCTGCAGATTATGTTGATTATGCAGCAGGTGCACTTGGCATGGGTGACAATTGGTCAGCCCAGATCCCTGATGCTCAATGGGCTGGTGAGATGGCACAACCACCAATTGCTGGTGCCCCTGTGGTTGCAGGTGTCACTGGCTGGACTGGGGCTGAGG CTCCGGtgagtggtggtgatgggtgggaGGCTGTTGCTGCTCCAGTACCACAAGCTGAAGGTGCAGCTGCAACTGGCTGGGAATGA
- the LOC111882475 gene encoding phosphoinositide phosphatase SAC2 isoform X1, with amino-acid sequence MASENDLHAWIREMPKLENAYLQKFRLYESRSNFYMVGRSKNRSVWKVLKIDRSEASELNIMEDPTMYTETECSELLKRIHEGNKCTGGLKFVTACYGIVGFIKFLGPYYMLLITKRRKIGVICGHAIYAITKSEILAIPNSTIASNMDYSKNENRYKKLLCSVDLTKDFFFSYSYNVMHSLQKNLSSHETGQDANETMFVWNEFLTTAIHNQVNNNLWTVALVHGFFKQVKLLLSEKEFKLTLIARRSRHYAGTRYLKRGVNEKGCVANDVETEQIVFEDVPEGFPVQISSIVQNRGSIPLFWSQETSRLNMKPDIVLSKKDHNYEATRLHFQNLYKRYGNPIIILNLVKTREKKPRESILRVEFANAIESINRSLPDERRLKFLHWDLNKYSRKSTNVLALLGKVATYALNLTGFFYCQVTSNSKSQESLNQDESDVHNVCSQDNSDSSNKFSVKPPKYQTGVLRTNCIDCLDRTNVAQFAYGWAALGHQLHALGYIDAPFIELDSPLADDLMGVYERMGDTLALQYGGSAAHNKIFSQRRGQWKAASQSQEFFRTLQRYYSNAYMDAEKQDAINVFLGHYQPQVGKPALWELDSDQHFDVGSRGSNFYEENTRALFQRSLSDGNILVDDSSAIENGGKNEESEHLYPEETEDSGRKGLSESSPEISTCDSDSSYPRYTPSMSRRQILVDAHSEDYPNSDRIFYNKRLDSFNCSNFLDVDWISSSGNSCEDEQYERSMLIGSPVAGQSSSENVVKGMSDSESCLHVKGEEQKDGNASEYTDGFVKWVMHGGLFFN; translated from the exons ATGGCTTCAGAAAACGACCTTCATGCTTGGATCAGAGAGATGCCTAAACTTGAAAATGCTTATCTACAAAAATTCAGACTTTACGAGTCTCGCTCG AACTTTTATATGGTTGGACGCAGTAAGAACAGATCAGTGTGGAAGGTATTAAAGATCGACAGGTCAGAAGCTTCTGAGCTAAATATTATGGAAGATCCTACAATGTACACAGAAACTGAATGTAGTGAATTGCTAAAGCGTATCCATGAAGGAAATAAGTGCACAGGGGGGCTTAAATTTGTTACTGCCTGTTATGGCATTGTTG GCTTTATAAAGTTTTTGGGACCTTATTACATGCTGCTCATTACAAAAAGAAGGAAGATTGGTGTAATTTGTGGTCATGCAATATACGCGATTACCAAGAGCGAGATCTTAGCAATTCCCAATTCTACTATTGCATCCAATATGGATTATTCTAAGAATGAAAACAG ATACAAGAAGCTCCTCTGCTCGGTGGATCTTACAAAGGACTTCTTTTTCAGCTACTCCTACAATGTCATGCATAGTCTTCAAAAAAACTTGTCTAGTCATGAAACAGGCCAAGATGCTAATGAAACAATGTTTGTCTGGAATGAGTTTTTGACTACTGCAATTCACAATCAGGTCAACAATAACCTTTGGACTGTTGCACTAGTTCATGGCTTCTTTAAGCAG GTCAAACTTTTATTATCCGAAAAAGAATTCAAGTTGACCCTCATTGCTAGACGATCTCGCCACTATGCTGGAACCAG ATACTTGAAAAGAGGGGTAAATGAGAAGGGTTGTGTTGCTAATGATGTTGAAACAGAACAAATAGTGTTTGAAGATGTTCCAGAAGGTTTTCCTGTGCAAATAAGTTCTATTGTCCAAAATCGGGGCTCAATACCCCTCTTTTGGTCACAGGAAACTTCACGTTTAAATATGAAGCCTGATATTGTCT TGTCAAAGAAGGACCATAATTATGAAGCCACCAGACTCCACTTCCAGAATCTTTATAAGAGATACGGGAATCCAATTATTATATTGAATTTAGTTAAG ACCAGAGAAAAGAAACCCAGGGAATCCATCTTGCGTGTGGAATTCGCTAATGCCATAGAGTCAATCAATAGAAGTTTACCTGACGAACGTCGCTTGAAGTTTCTTCACTGGGATCTAAACAAATATTCCCGAAA ATCTACAAACGTGCTGGCACTTTTGGGCAAAGTGGCTACTTATGCATTGAACCTAACTGGCTTCTTCTATTGTCAAGTAACCTCaaattcaaaatcccaagaatcATTAAATCAAGATGAAAGTGATGTTCATAATGTATGTAGTCAAGACAACAGTGACTCCAGTAACAAATTTAGTGTGAAGCCTCCTAAATATCAGACAGGTGTCCTGAGAACAAATTGTATAGATTGTTTGGATCGAACAAATGTAGCCCAATTTGCATATGGTTGGGCTGCACTTGGGCATCAACTGCATGCTTTAGGATACATAGATGCCCCATTCATTGAGCTGGATTCCCCTCTAGCAGATGATTTGATGGGGGTTTATGAAAGAATGGGTGACACCCTTGCACTACAATATGGTGGATCTGCTGCTCACAATAAG ATATTTAGTCAAAGAAGAGGTCAATGGAAAGCAGCAAGTCAGTCCCAGGAATTTTTCAGAACTCTACAACGTTACTATAGTAATGCATACATGGATGCAGAAAAACAGGACGCCATTAATGT GTTCTTGGGTCACTATCAGCCACAAGTTGGTAAACCTGCATTATGGGAATTGGATTCCGACCAGCATTTCGATGTTGGAAGCCGTGGTTCTAACTTTTATGAGGAGAATACAAG GGCACTATTTCAAAGGTCTTTGTCAGATGGGAACATTCTAGTTGATGACAGCTCAGCGATTGAAAATGGAGGGAAGAATGAAGAATCTGAGCATTTGTATCCTGAAGAAACAGAAGATAGTGGTAGGAAAGGCCTATCGGAATCATCACCTGAAATTTCAACTTGTGATAGTGACTCGTCTTACCCGAG GTATACGCCGTCGATGTCTCGTAGGCAGATTCTTGTAGATGCTCATTCTGAAGATTATCCGAATAGTGACCGGATATTCTACAATAAACGTTTGGATTCTTTCAACTGTTCTAATTTTCTTGATGTGGATTGGATTTCCTCATCCGGGAATTCATGTGAAGATGAACAATATGAAAG GTCTATGCTCATAGGCTCTCCTGTTGCTGGTCAATCATCATCTGAGAATGTGGTGAAGGGAATGAGTGATTCTGAATCGTGTCTGCATGTCAAG GGAGAAGAGCAAAAGGATGGAAATGCGAGTGAGTACACTGATGGATTTGTGAAATGGGTGATGCATGGAGGATTGTTTTTCAATTGA
- the LOC111882475 gene encoding phosphoinositide phosphatase SAC2 isoform X2 → MASENDLHAWIREMPKLENAYLQKFRLYESRSNFYMVGRSKNRSVWKVLKIDRSEASELNIMEDPTMYTETECSELLKRIHEGNKCTGGLKFVTACYGIVGFIKFLGPYYMLLITKRRKIGVICGHAIYAITKSEILAIPNSTIASNMDYSKNENRYKKLLCSVDLTKDFFFSYSYNVMHSLQKNLSSHETGQDANETMFVWNEFLTTAIHNQVNNNLWTVALVHGFFKQVKLLLSEKEFKLTLIARRSRHYAGTRYLKRGVNEKGCVANDVETEQIVFEDVPEGFPVQISSIVQNRGSIPLFWSQETSRLNMKPDIVLSKKDHNYEATRLHFQNLYKRYGNPIIILNLVKTREKKPRESILRVEFANAIESINRSLPDERRLKFLHWDLNKYSRKSTNVLALLGKVATYALNLTGFFYCQVTSNSKSQESLNQDESDVHNVCSQDNSDSSNKFSVKPPKYQTGVLRTNCIDCLDRTNVAQFAYGWAALGHQLHALGYIDAPFIELDSPLADDLMGVYERMGDTLALQYGGSAAHNKIFSQRRGQWKAASQSQEFFRTLQRYYSNAYMDAEKQDAINVFLGHYQPQVGKPALWELDSDQHFDVGSRGSNFYEENTRSLSDGNILVDDSSAIENGGKNEESEHLYPEETEDSGRKGLSESSPEISTCDSDSSYPRYTPSMSRRQILVDAHSEDYPNSDRIFYNKRLDSFNCSNFLDVDWISSSGNSCEDEQYERSMLIGSPVAGQSSSENVVKGMSDSESCLHVKGEEQKDGNASEYTDGFVKWVMHGGLFFN, encoded by the exons ATGGCTTCAGAAAACGACCTTCATGCTTGGATCAGAGAGATGCCTAAACTTGAAAATGCTTATCTACAAAAATTCAGACTTTACGAGTCTCGCTCG AACTTTTATATGGTTGGACGCAGTAAGAACAGATCAGTGTGGAAGGTATTAAAGATCGACAGGTCAGAAGCTTCTGAGCTAAATATTATGGAAGATCCTACAATGTACACAGAAACTGAATGTAGTGAATTGCTAAAGCGTATCCATGAAGGAAATAAGTGCACAGGGGGGCTTAAATTTGTTACTGCCTGTTATGGCATTGTTG GCTTTATAAAGTTTTTGGGACCTTATTACATGCTGCTCATTACAAAAAGAAGGAAGATTGGTGTAATTTGTGGTCATGCAATATACGCGATTACCAAGAGCGAGATCTTAGCAATTCCCAATTCTACTATTGCATCCAATATGGATTATTCTAAGAATGAAAACAG ATACAAGAAGCTCCTCTGCTCGGTGGATCTTACAAAGGACTTCTTTTTCAGCTACTCCTACAATGTCATGCATAGTCTTCAAAAAAACTTGTCTAGTCATGAAACAGGCCAAGATGCTAATGAAACAATGTTTGTCTGGAATGAGTTTTTGACTACTGCAATTCACAATCAGGTCAACAATAACCTTTGGACTGTTGCACTAGTTCATGGCTTCTTTAAGCAG GTCAAACTTTTATTATCCGAAAAAGAATTCAAGTTGACCCTCATTGCTAGACGATCTCGCCACTATGCTGGAACCAG ATACTTGAAAAGAGGGGTAAATGAGAAGGGTTGTGTTGCTAATGATGTTGAAACAGAACAAATAGTGTTTGAAGATGTTCCAGAAGGTTTTCCTGTGCAAATAAGTTCTATTGTCCAAAATCGGGGCTCAATACCCCTCTTTTGGTCACAGGAAACTTCACGTTTAAATATGAAGCCTGATATTGTCT TGTCAAAGAAGGACCATAATTATGAAGCCACCAGACTCCACTTCCAGAATCTTTATAAGAGATACGGGAATCCAATTATTATATTGAATTTAGTTAAG ACCAGAGAAAAGAAACCCAGGGAATCCATCTTGCGTGTGGAATTCGCTAATGCCATAGAGTCAATCAATAGAAGTTTACCTGACGAACGTCGCTTGAAGTTTCTTCACTGGGATCTAAACAAATATTCCCGAAA ATCTACAAACGTGCTGGCACTTTTGGGCAAAGTGGCTACTTATGCATTGAACCTAACTGGCTTCTTCTATTGTCAAGTAACCTCaaattcaaaatcccaagaatcATTAAATCAAGATGAAAGTGATGTTCATAATGTATGTAGTCAAGACAACAGTGACTCCAGTAACAAATTTAGTGTGAAGCCTCCTAAATATCAGACAGGTGTCCTGAGAACAAATTGTATAGATTGTTTGGATCGAACAAATGTAGCCCAATTTGCATATGGTTGGGCTGCACTTGGGCATCAACTGCATGCTTTAGGATACATAGATGCCCCATTCATTGAGCTGGATTCCCCTCTAGCAGATGATTTGATGGGGGTTTATGAAAGAATGGGTGACACCCTTGCACTACAATATGGTGGATCTGCTGCTCACAATAAG ATATTTAGTCAAAGAAGAGGTCAATGGAAAGCAGCAAGTCAGTCCCAGGAATTTTTCAGAACTCTACAACGTTACTATAGTAATGCATACATGGATGCAGAAAAACAGGACGCCATTAATGT GTTCTTGGGTCACTATCAGCCACAAGTTGGTAAACCTGCATTATGGGAATTGGATTCCGACCAGCATTTCGATGTTGGAAGCCGTGGTTCTAACTTTTATGAGGAGAATACAAG GTCTTTGTCAGATGGGAACATTCTAGTTGATGACAGCTCAGCGATTGAAAATGGAGGGAAGAATGAAGAATCTGAGCATTTGTATCCTGAAGAAACAGAAGATAGTGGTAGGAAAGGCCTATCGGAATCATCACCTGAAATTTCAACTTGTGATAGTGACTCGTCTTACCCGAG GTATACGCCGTCGATGTCTCGTAGGCAGATTCTTGTAGATGCTCATTCTGAAGATTATCCGAATAGTGACCGGATATTCTACAATAAACGTTTGGATTCTTTCAACTGTTCTAATTTTCTTGATGTGGATTGGATTTCCTCATCCGGGAATTCATGTGAAGATGAACAATATGAAAG GTCTATGCTCATAGGCTCTCCTGTTGCTGGTCAATCATCATCTGAGAATGTGGTGAAGGGAATGAGTGATTCTGAATCGTGTCTGCATGTCAAG GGAGAAGAGCAAAAGGATGGAAATGCGAGTGAGTACACTGATGGATTTGTGAAATGGGTGATGCATGGAGGATTGTTTTTCAATTGA